The Syntrophotalea acetylenivorans genome contains the following window.
TTGAAAATGCCAGTACCGGCGAGAGGCAGCGTCAATTCCCGTAACGCTTCGAATAATTCATCGCGCGGCGGCAGACTGGCACCAAAACGTTGCTGCAGGCTCTGCAGTAGCCAGCAGAAGATGAGTTCGCTGTCGGTATTACCGACCGGGATAAAATTACCGTCCAGTTCGGGCTTAAAATCGGGAAGGTGACCGTTGTGGGCGAAGATCCAGTAACGCCCCCAGAGTTCACGCATGAAGGGATGGGTGTTTTCAAGACTGGTAACACCAAGGGTCGATTTACGAATATGGGCGATAACATTGAGGGAATGGATGGGATAGCTGCGCACGAACTCCGAAACAATCGATTCCGCCGAAGGTTCCGGATCAAGGAACATTCGCACTCCCTTCCCTTCGAAAAAGGCAATCCCCCAACCGTCGGAATGAACATCCGTGTCTCCGCCACGGCGTCGAAATCCGGTAAAAGAAAAACAGATATCTGTGGGTACGTTACAGTTCATGCCAAGCAACTGGCACATAAGCCTTTCCCTTTCTCGTAAACACCGCGCCTCAACAGGCCGTGCACAAAATTTCAGGCGATATAGAGTCGGGGATAGTATAGCAGTTGCCCGAACTCCTCGTCTATCAACGACAGGCAACAGAAAAAGAAAGAAAGAAAGAAAAAAAGAGAGTGAAATCAGAGTCGGTTTTAAGCGGCACCTTTTCGACAGCCACGACGCTGCTGCCACTCAATACCATAGTAAACCGCCAGCCCAACCAAAAAGCCGCAGGCCATATTAATCCACAATGAAGCGACCAGGGTCGCCAACAGAGGCAGTAAATCAAGGTTCCAGCGGGTGTCTTTAGCAAACTTGGTCATCTCGATGCCGACCAAAAACATCATGGCACCAACAATGGCGAGGGGAAAAGCCGCGAAAAGGCCGGCAATTGACTGGGCTAACAAAAGCCCCAGTGCCAGTTCCAGCAAGCCTTCGATAATATTGGCGCCGCCGGTACGGGCTCCGAAATAATACTGCCCGGCCAAGCCACCCGCCCCATGGCACATAGGCATACCGCCAAAAAACGGGCTGAGCAGATTGATAAGCCCCATATTGAGGGACAGACGTGTTTCACTAACGGGCTTATCCGGCCAGTATTCCTTGATCAGCACAGAGGTGGCGATAACGGCATTGGTAGCCGTCAGAGGCAACTGGGAGAAGCCGGCCGCCAGTAGCGACTGCCAGGATTCCACCAGGGAGAAACTTACCATCGTCGGCAAGGCAAAGACCGGGGCCTGGACCTGAGCAAAGGTCCCCTTGACCAGCATAATAGCCATGCCGAGCAGCACCAAAACCACCGCCGCCGGAGCATAGCGATTTCGACGCAGCAACAAAACAATCGCGATTGCGAGCACGCCGAGCACCCAGCCGCCGGCCAGCAT
Protein-coding sequences here:
- a CDS encoding putative sulfate/molybdate transporter; its protein translation is MKIKSFEFNLSELAGAMGDFGTLFPLAIGYIVVCGLDPAGLLVMMGLTNIVTGLVYRLPMPVEPMKVLAVVAIAQQWSPSMVYASGFAMGVLWLFLSATGLMGLLARITPRPVIRGIQVALGVMLAVQAVKMLAGGWVLGVLAIAIVLLLRRNRYAPAAVVLVLLGMAIMLVKGTFAQVQAPVFALPTMVSFSLVESWQSLLAAGFSQLPLTATNAVIATSVLIKEYWPDKPVSETRLSLNMGLINLLSPFFGGMPMCHGAGGLAGQYYFGARTGGANIIEGLLELALGLLLAQSIAGLFAAFPLAIVGAMMFLVGIEMTKFAKDTRWNLDLLPLLATLVASLWINMACGFLVGLAVYYGIEWQQRRGCRKGAA
- a CDS encoding class II glutamine amidotransferase encodes the protein MCQLLGMNCNVPTDICFSFTGFRRRGGDTDVHSDGWGIAFFEGKGVRMFLDPEPSAESIVSEFVRSYPIHSLNVIAHIRKSTLGVTSLENTHPFMRELWGRYWIFAHNGHLPDFKPELDGNFIPVGNTDSELIFCWLLQSLQQRFGASLPPRDELFEALRELTLPLAGTGIFNYLLSNGDCLVAHCSTELNYIVRCAPFAEAHLKDEDVTIDFSQVTTPDDRVALIATQPLTDNEAWVAMRPGTMWLFHQGEVVGVGDTAPSPVSSLGG